From Micrococcus porci, one genomic window encodes:
- a CDS encoding HelD family protein translates to MTDTVSSRQAELELERERVAVRYARLDALRAEKEEQLARVRRSGLQGSVQNHSERDAFASLYEDRLAQLYAVDERLVFGRLDLDADDAGDVEQRYIGRIGLTDEGQERLLVDWRAQEAGAFYQATAARRLGVGRRRHLLLRGREVRDFEDDVLDPSLIAEGAAGAQSQGALLAAVTARRTGRMGDIVATIQAEQDEVIRADTSGALVVQGGPGTGKTAVALHRAAYLLYTHRDRLAKSGVLVVGPSNAFMRYIERVLPSLGETGVVMASLGTLMPGVQAGPDRSARAAELKGRLEMADVVAAAVAQRQRLIPETRRLEIEGTVVKLKPAMVRRARDRARATGKPHNEARTTFVKILVRELAEKLRKKLEKSSGVPVQRDLLLEDVRTARDVRVALNLCWMPLTPQKLVGDLLTKEHLLRAAAPGLSDGDVAALLRTDPDAWVESDVPLLDEAAELLGELEEPHRPGESEAQHRRNVENAQASLENMHQTLAELGVDGVVDAEQLAAANEVRAVRRTTAEQAAHDRTWTFGHVVVDEAQELSPMQWRLLARRCPLKSFTVVGDIAQASRRGGARSWKDVLGPEFGDRMRLEELTVNYRSPARITRWAAQVAQAAGLEISSPEAVREGEHEPLLTVEPGADPTRLAQRVVEAERGRVGDGLVAVIVPADDAAEHLTHLQDRWGSLVDRAPAPGVEVVVVTARETKGLEFDAVVLVSPERIVADADGVVGDLYVAMTRCTQSISVVSGAAEEELPAGLMPVPA, encoded by the coding sequence ATGACCGACACCGTGTCCTCCCGCCAGGCGGAGCTCGAACTCGAGCGGGAGCGGGTGGCCGTGCGCTACGCACGGCTGGACGCCCTCCGGGCGGAGAAGGAGGAGCAGCTGGCCCGGGTGCGGCGCTCCGGGTTGCAGGGGTCCGTGCAGAACCATTCGGAGCGCGACGCGTTCGCGAGCCTCTATGAAGACCGCCTCGCTCAGCTGTACGCGGTGGACGAGCGCCTCGTGTTCGGCCGCCTGGACCTGGACGCGGACGATGCGGGCGACGTCGAGCAGCGCTACATCGGCCGCATCGGCCTCACCGACGAGGGCCAGGAGCGCCTTCTCGTGGACTGGCGCGCCCAGGAGGCGGGGGCCTTCTACCAGGCGACGGCGGCGCGGCGTCTCGGCGTGGGCCGGCGCCGCCACCTGCTGCTGCGCGGCCGTGAGGTCCGCGACTTCGAGGACGACGTGCTCGACCCGTCGCTGATCGCCGAGGGCGCCGCCGGGGCCCAGTCCCAGGGGGCGCTCCTGGCGGCGGTGACCGCCCGGCGGACGGGCCGCATGGGGGACATCGTGGCCACGATCCAGGCGGAGCAGGACGAGGTGATCCGGGCGGACACCTCGGGCGCGCTCGTCGTGCAGGGCGGTCCGGGCACCGGCAAGACGGCCGTGGCCCTCCATCGCGCGGCCTATCTGCTCTACACCCACCGGGACCGGCTCGCGAAGTCCGGTGTCCTGGTGGTGGGCCCGTCGAACGCCTTCATGCGGTACATCGAGCGGGTGCTCCCGTCCCTGGGCGAGACGGGCGTCGTCATGGCCTCCCTCGGCACGCTCATGCCGGGCGTCCAGGCCGGGCCGGACCGCTCGGCGCGCGCGGCGGAGCTCAAGGGCCGGCTGGAGATGGCCGACGTCGTCGCCGCCGCCGTCGCGCAGCGGCAGCGGCTGATCCCGGAGACCCGCAGGCTCGAGATCGAGGGGACGGTCGTCAAGCTGAAGCCGGCGATGGTGCGGCGGGCCCGCGACCGGGCCCGGGCCACGGGCAAGCCCCACAACGAGGCGCGGACGACCTTCGTGAAGATCCTCGTCCGCGAGCTCGCGGAGAAGCTCAGGAAGAAGCTGGAGAAGTCCTCGGGCGTGCCCGTGCAGCGTGACCTGCTGCTGGAGGACGTCCGTACGGCCCGGGACGTCCGCGTGGCCCTGAACCTGTGCTGGATGCCGCTGACGCCGCAGAAGCTGGTGGGTGACCTGCTCACCAAGGAGCACCTGCTCCGGGCGGCGGCGCCCGGGCTGTCCGACGGCGACGTCGCGGCCCTCCTGCGCACGGACCCGGACGCGTGGGTCGAGTCCGACGTCCCGCTGCTGGACGAGGCCGCCGAGCTGCTCGGCGAGCTGGAGGAGCCCCACCGGCCGGGGGAGTCGGAGGCGCAGCACCGCCGCAACGTGGAGAACGCGCAGGCCTCCCTGGAGAACATGCACCAGACGCTCGCGGAGCTCGGCGTGGACGGGGTCGTGGATGCGGAGCAGCTGGCGGCGGCCAACGAGGTCCGCGCCGTGCGTCGCACGACGGCGGAGCAGGCCGCGCACGACCGCACGTGGACGTTCGGGCACGTCGTGGTGGATGAGGCCCAGGAGCTCTCGCCCATGCAGTGGCGGCTCCTGGCCCGCCGCTGCCCGCTGAAGTCCTTCACCGTGGTCGGAGACATCGCGCAGGCGTCCCGCCGGGGCGGCGCGCGGTCGTGGAAGGACGTGCTCGGACCGGAGTTCGGCGACCGGATGCGCCTGGAGGAGCTGACGGTGAACTACCGCTCGCCCGCGCGCATCACGCGCTGGGCCGCCCAGGTGGCGCAGGCGGCGGGCCTGGAGATCAGCTCGCCGGAGGCCGTGCGCGAGGGGGAGCACGAGCCGCTGCTGACGGTGGAGCCCGGCGCGGACCCCACGCGTCTGGCCCAGCGGGTCGTGGAGGCCGAGCGCGGACGGGTCGGGGACGGACTCGTGGCGGTCATCGTCCCCGCCGACGACGCCGCGGAGCATCTGACCCACCTGCAGGATCGGTGGGGCTCCCTCGTGGACCGGGCGCCGGCCCCGGGGGTGGAGGTCGTGGTGGTCACGGCGCGGGAGACGAAGGGCCTCGAGTTCGACGCGGTCGTGCTCGTGTCCCCGGAGCGGATCGTCGCCGACGCCGACGGCGTCGTGGGCGACCTGTACGTCGCGATGACGCGGTGCACCCAGTCGATCAGCGTCGTGAGCGGCGCCGCCGAGGAGGAGTTGCCCGCCGGGCTCATGCCGGTCCCCGCCTGA
- the tyrS gene encoding tyrosine--tRNA ligase codes for MTRAERLRQQANDPSFENVWQELTWRGLVHVSTDEAALEEALAGEPISYYCGFDPTAPSLHLGHLVQLLLMRRLQLAGHRPVALVGGATGLIGDPRQTSERVLNTREVVQEWVESLRAQIEPYLAFEGDNGARMVNNLDWTASMSALDFLREVGKNFRVGTMVKKEIVAKRLHSEEGISYTEFSYQVLQGNDFLELYRQHGVTLQSGGSDQWGNLTSGTELIRKVEGAHVHALGTPLITNSDGTKFGKSEGNAIWLDADMCSPYAFYQFWLNTADADVVDRLKVFTFLTRAEIEEYAAKVDAEPFRREAQKRLAWEVTALAHGEEAARTVIDASAAVFGGGDLSEVDVDVLSAVLAELPQADAAQWGAAGKPTAVELLVSTGLVSSNSEARRTIKEGGASVNNVKVADAEQVFGADEALAGRYLLVRRGKKNMAAADLRSGE; via the coding sequence GTGACCCGTGCAGAGCGCCTGCGGCAGCAGGCCAACGACCCCTCCTTCGAGAACGTCTGGCAGGAGCTGACGTGGCGCGGCCTGGTGCACGTGTCCACGGACGAGGCGGCGCTGGAGGAGGCCCTCGCCGGGGAGCCGATCAGCTACTACTGCGGCTTCGACCCCACGGCCCCGTCCCTCCATCTGGGGCACCTGGTGCAGCTCCTCCTCATGCGCCGGCTCCAGCTGGCCGGCCACCGGCCCGTCGCGCTGGTCGGCGGGGCCACCGGGCTCATCGGCGACCCGCGGCAGACCTCGGAGCGGGTGCTGAACACCCGGGAGGTCGTCCAGGAGTGGGTGGAGTCCCTGCGCGCACAAATCGAGCCCTACCTCGCCTTCGAGGGGGACAACGGCGCCCGCATGGTGAACAACCTCGACTGGACCGCAAGCATGAGCGCGCTCGACTTCCTCCGCGAGGTCGGCAAGAACTTCCGCGTGGGCACCATGGTCAAGAAGGAGATCGTGGCCAAGCGCCTGCACTCGGAGGAGGGGATCTCCTACACCGAGTTCTCCTACCAGGTGCTGCAGGGCAACGACTTCCTCGAGCTCTACCGGCAGCACGGGGTGACCCTGCAGTCCGGCGGCTCGGATCAGTGGGGCAACCTGACCTCGGGCACGGAGCTGATCCGCAAGGTGGAGGGCGCCCACGTCCACGCGCTCGGCACACCGCTGATCACGAACTCCGACGGCACGAAGTTCGGCAAGTCCGAGGGCAACGCCATCTGGCTGGACGCGGACATGTGCTCCCCGTACGCCTTCTACCAGTTCTGGCTCAACACGGCCGACGCCGACGTCGTCGACCGCCTGAAGGTCTTCACCTTCCTGACCCGGGCCGAGATCGAGGAGTACGCGGCCAAGGTCGACGCCGAGCCGTTCCGGCGCGAGGCACAGAAGCGCCTCGCCTGGGAGGTGACGGCTCTGGCCCATGGCGAGGAGGCGGCGCGGACGGTGATCGACGCGTCCGCCGCCGTGTTCGGGGGAGGGGACCTGTCCGAGGTCGACGTCGACGTCCTCTCGGCCGTGCTGGCGGAGCTCCCTCAGGCGGACGCAGCCCAGTGGGGGGCCGCCGGCAAGCCGACGGCGGTCGAACTGCTGGTGTCGACCGGGCTGGTGTCCTCCAACTCGGAGGCGCGGCGCACCATCAAGGAAGGCGGCGCGTCGGTGAACAACGTCAAGGTCGCCGACGCCGAGCAGGTCTTCGGTGCAGATGAGGCCCTGGCCGGCCGCTACCTGCTGGTGCGCCGGGGGAAGAAGAACATGGCTGCGGCCGACCTCCGATCGGGGGAGTGA